One segment of Porticoccus hydrocarbonoclasticus MCTG13d DNA contains the following:
- a CDS encoding cbb3-type cytochrome c oxidase subunit I: protein MKYETQKVALPFFMVAMALFVLQVVFGLLAATVYVLPEFMTEAMPFHIMRMSHTNLLIVWLLMGFMGCTYYLMPEEAETDIHSPKLAYLQLALFAVAGAGSLVSYQFGIHEGREFLEQPLWAKILITVSFLIFLYNTSITLYKGRRTAINMVLMLGLWLAAIFWLFAFYNPANLAVDKLYWWWVVHVWVEGVWELIMGSLLAYLLIKMTGVDREIIEKWLYVIIGLALFSGLLGTGHHYYWIGAPWYWQPIGSIFSTLEVLPFFAMVLFAFYMFWKGRRNHPNKAAMLWTLGSAAVAFFGAGVWGFMHTLSFVNYYTHGTQVTAAHGHLAFYGAYVMMVLAVITYAMPQLRRMQPYNQILNMWSFWIMTSAMCFMTFTLTFAGVVQTHLQRVMGMNYMEVQSQLGLFYAMRLGAGVVVAVAALLFLYATFGPAREQVADTPTEPV from the coding sequence ATGAAATACGAAACTCAGAAGGTGGCCCTCCCGTTTTTCATGGTCGCGATGGCGCTGTTTGTGCTGCAGGTGGTGTTTGGCCTGCTAGCGGCTACTGTCTATGTTTTGCCTGAGTTCATGACTGAGGCCATGCCGTTCCACATCATGCGCATGAGTCACACCAATCTGTTGATCGTATGGCTGTTGATGGGTTTTATGGGGTGCACCTATTACCTGATGCCGGAGGAGGCGGAAACGGATATTCACAGCCCCAAGCTGGCCTACCTGCAGCTTGCCCTGTTTGCTGTGGCCGGTGCCGGTTCTCTCGTTAGTTATCAGTTCGGTATCCATGAGGGGCGGGAGTTTCTGGAGCAACCCCTCTGGGCAAAAATCCTGATTACCGTCTCCTTTTTGATCTTTCTCTACAACACCAGCATCACTCTCTACAAGGGCCGCCGAACGGCAATCAACATGGTGTTGATGCTGGGACTGTGGCTGGCAGCGATATTTTGGCTGTTCGCCTTTTACAATCCGGCCAACTTGGCCGTGGACAAGCTCTACTGGTGGTGGGTCGTCCATGTCTGGGTCGAGGGTGTCTGGGAGTTGATCATGGGATCACTGCTGGCTTATCTGTTGATCAAAATGACCGGTGTCGACCGCGAAATCATTGAGAAGTGGCTGTACGTCATTATCGGACTGGCCCTCTTTTCCGGTCTCCTGGGGACGGGTCACCATTACTACTGGATCGGCGCCCCCTGGTACTGGCAGCCCATCGGCAGTATTTTCTCCACCCTTGAAGTGCTGCCTTTCTTTGCCATGGTGCTGTTTGCCTTCTACATGTTCTGGAAGGGACGTCGCAATCATCCCAATAAGGCCGCCATGCTCTGGACCCTGGGCAGTGCCGCCGTAGCGTTCTTCGGGGCAGGTGTCTGGGGTTTCATGCACACCCTGTCCTTCGTCAATTACTACACCCACGGCACCCAGGTTACGGCTGCCCACGGTCACCTGGCTTTCTATGGTGCCTATGTGATGATGGTGCTGGCGGTCATCACCTACGCCATGCCTCAGTTGCGCCGGATGCAGCCCTATAACCAGATCCTCAATATGTGGAGCTTCTGGATAATGACCTCAGCCATGTGCTTTATGACATTTACTCTGACGTTTGCCGGCGTGGTACAGACCCACCTGCAAAGGGTCATGGGAATGAACTACATGGAGGTGCAGTCCCAGCTGGGGCTGTTCTACGCCATGCGTCTGGGGGCGGGCGTGGTAGTGGCCGTGGCCGCACTGTTGTTCCTTTATGCCACCTTCGGCCCGGCCCGGGAGCAGGTTGCCGACACGCCGACAGAACCCGTCTGA
- a CDS encoding CbbQ/NirQ/NorQ/GpvN family protein, whose product MSDSAESISHSDGNLPFYRPVGDECELFRHAWEHRLPLLLKGPTGCGKTRFVHHMAAKLSRPLFTVSCHDDLTAADLTGRYLLRGGETQWVDGPLTRAVREGGICYLDEVVEARKDVTVVLHPLTDDRRVLPLERTGELLQAPPDFMLVVSYNPGYQHILKSLKPSTRQRFVALSFDFPPPALERDIVARESGLAADQCTALVNLAVRLRTLKGQDLDETVSTRLLIYCATLMAAGVSTLQAARATLVEPLSDDIDIQEGLLEAIRATFGDE is encoded by the coding sequence ATGTCCGACTCTGCTGAATCTATTTCCCATTCCGATGGGAATCTACCCTTCTATCGTCCCGTTGGAGACGAGTGTGAGTTGTTTCGTCACGCCTGGGAACACCGGTTGCCGCTGTTACTGAAGGGGCCCACGGGTTGCGGCAAGACCCGGTTCGTCCACCATATGGCGGCCAAACTAAGCAGGCCCTTGTTTACAGTGTCCTGTCACGACGATCTGACTGCGGCAGATCTCACCGGTCGCTATCTGCTGCGTGGTGGCGAGACCCAGTGGGTGGATGGCCCCCTGACCCGGGCCGTCCGTGAAGGTGGTATCTGCTATCTGGATGAAGTAGTGGAGGCGCGCAAGGATGTTACCGTGGTTCTGCATCCGCTTACTGACGACCGGCGTGTGCTGCCTCTGGAACGCACCGGTGAACTGTTGCAGGCGCCTCCGGATTTTATGCTGGTGGTGTCCTATAATCCCGGCTATCAGCATATTCTCAAATCCCTCAAGCCCAGTACCCGTCAGCGCTTTGTCGCACTCAGTTTTGATTTTCCACCACCGGCCCTGGAGCGGGATATCGTCGCCCGTGAGAGTGGTTTGGCGGCCGATCAGTGCACGGCACTGGTGAATCTGGCGGTCCGCCTGCGGACGCTGAAGGGGCAGGATCTGGACGAGACTGTTTCCACCCGCCTGCTGATCTACTGTGCCACCCTGATGGCCGCCGGAGTGTCGACACTGCAGGCGGCCCGTGCCACGCTGGTGGAACCGCTGAGCGATGACATCGATATTCAGGAAGGGTTGCTGGAGGCCATCCGCGCCACCTTCGGCGATGAATGA
- a CDS encoding nitric oxide reductase activation protein NorD — translation MMSRRGLLEFLELEEWVGQRWHRWASRAASYPHYPEAMVRFRALEKSLAVFFRLSGGDPGLELGAISARASGHRLRWRQRLGFDEELLDLARVDEQHLLLPPHIDLLPDRNLNRDLYFWLAAYLACAQSLPSEPDSLRRDILTLREVRRTSGMVLAAYPGLGARHDRLCSALLARRPKRQLPRLEAALEAVIRRLLGDSMPLVGVARDLYSAVLDDRTLYEWLAPKGYRPPLPVPLWGEAVMLGTVPRTPDEQEDVTDDSEAQMGPEGRRKASRRRQTESERDDPLVFNRFEKMLSIAEMVNLNRLVDDEEDEDAHKSAEQLDEITVSPHHKKAAAKIRLDLDLPPDVAAGAPLSGKYRYPEWDYRKGRYLPEHCQVLVEPYSEAEQTMPQDEAARRRILSVRRQFEALRPGREVLRGQLEGTELDMDAVVRAHCDLAATGTASDGLYLASLPRTRDLAVDILVDVSLSTDAWLEDRRVIDVAREALLALAHGLSLSGDDYAIHCFTSRRREQVWVSTLKSFDEVMGERVERRIQALQPGHYTRMGPAIRHCTELLAQRHQRHRLLLMLSDGKPNDTDYYEGRYAIEDTRRAILDARQQEVQVFAVTVDREAEAYLPRLFGRGGWAMVSRPEHLPQALPAIYRRVTSR, via the coding sequence ATGATGAGCCGTCGGGGTCTGCTGGAGTTTCTGGAGCTGGAAGAGTGGGTAGGGCAGCGTTGGCATCGCTGGGCTTCCCGGGCTGCCAGTTATCCCCATTATCCCGAGGCAATGGTCAGGTTCCGGGCGCTGGAGAAAAGTCTGGCGGTCTTTTTTCGCCTTAGCGGTGGAGACCCGGGTCTTGAGCTCGGTGCCATATCCGCCCGGGCGTCCGGACATCGGCTCCGCTGGCGGCAGCGCCTGGGGTTCGACGAAGAGCTCCTGGATCTGGCCCGGGTGGACGAGCAACATCTGCTGTTGCCGCCGCACATTGACCTGCTTCCCGACCGGAACCTCAATCGTGATTTGTATTTCTGGCTGGCTGCTTACCTGGCCTGTGCCCAGTCACTGCCGTCTGAGCCGGACTCACTGCGCCGGGATATCCTCACCCTCCGGGAAGTGCGGCGCACCAGTGGTATGGTGCTGGCTGCTTACCCGGGCCTCGGTGCACGCCATGACCGATTGTGCTCAGCTCTACTGGCGCGCCGCCCCAAGCGGCAACTACCGCGTCTGGAGGCAGCACTAGAGGCAGTGATCCGTCGATTGCTTGGCGACTCGATGCCCCTGGTCGGGGTTGCCAGAGATCTTTATTCTGCTGTTCTCGACGATAGAACACTGTATGAGTGGCTTGCACCGAAAGGCTATCGACCACCGCTGCCGGTACCCCTTTGGGGAGAAGCAGTAATGTTGGGAACGGTGCCCCGTACACCGGATGAACAGGAAGATGTTACCGACGACAGTGAGGCGCAGATGGGGCCAGAGGGGCGACGCAAGGCCAGCCGTCGCCGCCAAACTGAGAGTGAACGGGACGATCCTCTGGTGTTCAACCGCTTCGAGAAAATGCTTTCCATTGCCGAGATGGTAAATCTGAACCGTCTGGTGGACGATGAGGAGGACGAAGATGCTCACAAGTCCGCCGAACAGCTGGATGAGATCACCGTCAGTCCCCACCATAAAAAAGCCGCCGCAAAAATCAGGCTGGATCTGGACTTGCCTCCAGATGTTGCCGCCGGTGCTCCGCTGTCGGGAAAATACCGATACCCGGAGTGGGATTACCGCAAAGGTCGTTATCTACCGGAGCACTGTCAGGTTCTTGTTGAGCCCTACAGCGAGGCAGAGCAGACCATGCCACAGGACGAAGCGGCCCGGCGCAGGATTCTGAGTGTGCGGCGCCAGTTTGAGGCGCTGCGCCCGGGCCGCGAGGTGCTGCGAGGCCAACTGGAGGGGACGGAGCTGGATATGGATGCCGTCGTCCGTGCCCACTGCGACTTGGCCGCCACTGGCACAGCCAGTGACGGTCTTTACCTCGCCTCACTGCCACGTACCCGGGATCTGGCGGTGGATATTCTGGTGGATGTCTCCCTGTCGACGGATGCCTGGCTGGAGGATCGGCGGGTGATCGATGTGGCCCGGGAGGCGCTGTTGGCTCTAGCCCACGGCCTGTCCCTGTCCGGCGACGACTACGCCATCCACTGTTTTACCTCCCGACGGAGAGAACAGGTTTGGGTGAGTACCCTGAAGTCCTTTGATGAGGTTATGGGGGAACGGGTAGAGCGACGAATTCAGGCTCTGCAGCCGGGCCACTATACCCGTATGGGGCCGGCCATTCGTCATTGCACAGAACTTCTGGCACAGCGCCACCAGCGCCACCGTCTGCTGCTGATGCTCAGCGACGGCAAACCCAACGACACTGACTATTACGAAGGCCGTTACGCTATCGAGGATACCCGCAGGGCAATTCTCGATGCCCGGCAGCAGGAGGTACAGGTATTCGCTGTCACTGTGGACAGAGAGGCGGAAGCCTATCTGCCCCGCCTGTTTGGCCGAGGAGGTTGGGCTATGGTGAGTAGGCCGGAGCATCTGCCCCAGGCTTTGCCTGCTATCTATCGGCGGGTTACGTCGCGCTGA
- a CDS encoding DUF4870 family protein: MTINVSQTKDATGRGWAIVIYGLLLGSIMTVVTAPLAAILAHWRCPGSAPWVASHLRFQARTFWIGLMACALAFASWQGLGYLGASPVTAWIFGYLFFTALLIWLVGRCAIGIHRLTANLPIDNPKSLLFGRHSSKK; the protein is encoded by the coding sequence ATGACAATTAACGTATCACAGACCAAGGACGCCACCGGCCGGGGCTGGGCAATAGTTATATATGGGCTGCTGCTGGGCAGTATCATGACAGTGGTGACGGCTCCGCTAGCCGCAATTCTGGCCCATTGGCGATGCCCCGGCAGTGCCCCCTGGGTGGCTAGCCATCTCCGTTTTCAGGCGCGTACGTTTTGGATCGGCCTGATGGCCTGTGCGCTGGCCTTCGCTTCCTGGCAGGGGCTTGGCTACTTGGGTGCATCCCCGGTTACTGCCTGGATTTTCGGGTATCTATTCTTCACTGCCCTGTTGATCTGGCTGGTGGGGCGCTGCGCCATCGGTATTCACCGGCTAACCGCCAATCTCCCAATAGATAACCCCAAAAGCCTGCTCTTTGGTCGGCACTCATCCAAGAAGTGA
- a CDS encoding serine/threonine protein kinase: MGSRRFLYYLMELVPGLPLDQWLEQHQERRPRDLIALMEQIAAGLETLHEKETVHQDLKPGNIMVTPGMEVRIVDFGSVYVPGIHEIFTPMTREVALGTLGYADPAYRFRINTGIRGDIYSLGVIVYEMFTGFLPYGHRMEKCRSREDFLRLRYIPSYHHRDLIPFWFDRALKKAVSIEPELRYETLQGFLRDLKRPNPEFLKEDPQRPVEKDMLLFWKMLSFVLFGLLIISLLVSASR; the protein is encoded by the coding sequence ATGGGGTCGCGCAGGTTTCTCTACTACCTGATGGAGCTGGTGCCGGGTTTGCCCCTGGATCAATGGCTGGAACAGCACCAGGAGCGCCGACCGAGGGACCTGATCGCACTGATGGAGCAAATCGCTGCCGGTCTTGAGACGCTGCACGAGAAGGAAACGGTGCACCAGGATTTGAAGCCCGGCAATATCATGGTGACCCCGGGCATGGAGGTACGCATTGTTGATTTTGGCTCGGTATATGTTCCCGGCATACATGAAATTTTTACGCCGATGACCCGCGAGGTGGCACTGGGCACCCTGGGCTACGCTGACCCCGCCTACCGCTTCCGTATCAACACCGGTATCCGTGGCGATATCTATTCCCTGGGTGTGATTGTCTACGAAATGTTTACCGGCTTTTTGCCCTATGGCCACCGTATGGAAAAATGCCGTTCCCGCGAAGACTTCCTGCGGTTGCGCTACATTCCGAGTTACCATCACCGGGATCTGATTCCGTTTTGGTTTGACCGGGCGCTGAAAAAGGCTGTTTCCATTGAACCGGAACTGCGTTACGAAACCCTGCAGGGTTTCCTTCGGGATCTGAAACGACCCAACCCGGAATTTCTCAAGGAAGACCCGCAGCGTCCGGTGGAGAAGGATATGCTGCTATTCTGGAAAATGCTTTCCTTTGTATTATTCGGGTTGCTGATAATTTCGCTGCTGGTGTCCGCATCTCGCTGA
- the moaB gene encoding molybdenum cofactor biosynthesis protein B, whose translation MSHAAKEFVPLHIAVLTVSDTRTLEQDSSGQLLVDRLSEAGHVLADRALIPDDIYRLRAEVSRWIADPQLQVVLVTGGTGFTDRDSTPEALLPLFDKQVEGFGELFRQISFTEIGTSTVQSRAVAGLANRTLVFCMPGSTNACRTAWDRILGEQLDARTRPCNFIPHVARVAECEGRS comes from the coding sequence ATGTCCCACGCCGCCAAAGAATTTGTCCCCCTGCACATCGCCGTCCTCACGGTTTCCGACACCCGCACGCTGGAGCAGGACAGCTCCGGTCAGTTGCTGGTGGACCGTCTTTCCGAAGCTGGCCACGTGCTGGCGGATCGGGCGTTGATCCCCGACGATATCTACCGTTTGCGTGCTGAGGTGTCCCGTTGGATTGCCGACCCGCAACTCCAGGTAGTGCTCGTGACCGGCGGCACTGGCTTCACTGATCGGGATTCCACCCCGGAGGCGCTGTTGCCACTGTTCGACAAACAGGTGGAAGGCTTTGGCGAGCTTTTCCGGCAAATTTCCTTTACCGAGATCGGCACTTCTACCGTGCAGTCCCGTGCGGTGGCGGGCCTGGCCAACCGCACGCTGGTGTTTTGCATGCCCGGTTCCACCAATGCCTGCCGGACCGCCTGGGACAGGATCCTCGGCGAGCAACTGGATGCCCGCACCCGCCCCTGCAATTTCATTCCTCATGTGGCGCGGGTTGCTGAATGCGAGGGCCGCTCATGA
- a CDS encoding molybdopterin molybdotransferase MoeA, which translates to MNGCDRSGLMTVEEALEKLLAAAQPLSDTETVSLMQALGRVLAADQQSPVDVPPADNSAMDGFALRFADCHAGEETTLPISQRIPAGAVPEPLQPGSAARIFTGAEVPPGADTVVMQEQCRWDDAQVTLAANIKPGTNIRPIGQDIHRGATVLVRGHRLKPQDLGLLASVGIAEVPVYRRLKVALLCTGDELVEPGEPLPPGHIYNSNRFTLMGQLQALGFDYVDLGRVADTPEATEQVLRRAAAEADCIISSGGVSVGDEDHVKGCVEKLGSLDLWRMAIKPGKPLAFGQVQGTPFIGLPGNPASVFVTFAIAARPYLLKSQGASDYLPTPIPVIAGFSRPHAAKRQEYLRARLVQDTQGNVRAQLAGSQSSGVLSSVSQGNGFVVHRLGESIDEGNAVPYLSFSDLLF; encoded by the coding sequence ATGAACGGTTGTGACCGATCTGGATTGATGACCGTCGAAGAGGCGCTGGAGAAACTTTTGGCGGCGGCACAACCACTGTCGGATACCGAAACCGTATCCTTGATGCAGGCCCTTGGTCGAGTGTTGGCTGCTGACCAGCAATCGCCGGTAGATGTGCCGCCGGCGGACAACAGTGCCATGGACGGTTTCGCCCTGCGCTTTGCCGACTGTCATGCTGGTGAAGAAACCACCTTGCCGATCAGTCAGCGCATTCCGGCCGGTGCCGTGCCAGAGCCGCTACAGCCGGGAAGTGCCGCTCGTATCTTCACGGGTGCGGAAGTGCCTCCTGGTGCCGATACGGTGGTGATGCAGGAGCAGTGTCGTTGGGACGATGCCCAGGTGACCCTGGCTGCCAATATCAAGCCCGGCACCAACATACGCCCCATCGGACAGGATATTCACCGCGGCGCCACGGTGTTGGTCCGGGGGCACCGCCTCAAACCTCAGGACCTCGGTCTGCTGGCCTCGGTCGGTATTGCTGAGGTACCAGTATACCGGCGCCTCAAGGTCGCTTTGTTGTGTACCGGCGATGAACTGGTGGAACCCGGCGAGCCGTTGCCGCCGGGACATATTTACAACTCCAACCGCTTTACCCTGATGGGGCAGTTGCAGGCATTGGGTTTCGATTATGTCGATCTGGGCAGGGTGGCGGATACGCCAGAGGCTACCGAGCAGGTGCTGCGCAGGGCCGCTGCCGAGGCCGACTGTATCATCAGCAGCGGCGGAGTCTCTGTGGGTGATGAGGACCACGTCAAGGGCTGTGTCGAGAAGCTGGGCAGCCTGGACCTTTGGCGCATGGCGATCAAACCCGGCAAGCCGCTGGCGTTTGGCCAAGTGCAAGGCACACCCTTTATCGGCCTGCCCGGTAATCCCGCCTCGGTATTTGTCACCTTCGCCATTGCTGCACGTCCCTATTTGTTGAAAAGCCAGGGGGCCAGTGATTACCTGCCCACGCCAATTCCCGTGATTGCCGGGTTCAGTCGACCGCATGCGGCGAAACGTCAGGAATACCTGCGCGCACGGCTGGTTCAGGATACGCAGGGGAATGTGCGTGCCCAACTGGCGGGCAGCCAGAGCAGCGGCGTGCTTTCCAGTGTTTCACAGGGCAATGGCTTTGTGGTGCACCGTCTCGGGGAAAGCATTGATGAGGGCAACGCCGTACCATACCTATCGTTTTCCGATCTGCTTTTCTAG
- a CDS encoding MBL fold metallo-hydrolase RNA specificity domain-containing protein, whose amino-acid sequence MGNRVTLAFLGAANTVTGSRYLIEVDDRRVLVDCGLFQGYKHLRERNWKPFPVDPGTIEAVFLTHAHLDHSGYLPRLVKDGFNGPIYCTQATRDLCKILLADSAHLQEEEAEYRNRHQYSKHQPALPLYTRQDAEKAMKQFEVVGFSSVADARAGESTATVTMGDIEASFYANGHILGSAFLDVHAGGRHILFSGDMGRSNDLVMRAPELPVSCDYLVIESTYGNRLHDNRDVWDVVSEIINDTVSAGGSVLIPTFAVGRAQAMLYLITELRQQGRIPYLPVFLDSPMAISATEVMLRHHRYHRLNKASCQQLSRDVTFARTVEDSIAINRVHVPAIILSASGMATGGRVLHHLQRMLGDHRNTVMFAGYQAPGTRGARLVGGEKKIKIFNRYHEVKARVECLDFLSAHADRLELLHWLQQMPAAPKRCFVTHGDEEAADQFRISLGEELGWDACVPDMGDKVKL is encoded by the coding sequence ATGGGCAATCGGGTGACTCTGGCGTTTCTGGGCGCTGCCAATACCGTAACGGGTTCCCGTTATCTGATCGAGGTAGATGATCGGCGGGTGCTGGTGGACTGTGGATTGTTTCAGGGCTACAAGCATCTGCGGGAGCGCAACTGGAAACCCTTTCCGGTTGACCCCGGCACAATTGAGGCGGTGTTCCTTACCCATGCCCATCTGGATCACAGCGGCTACCTGCCGAGATTGGTTAAAGACGGTTTTAATGGGCCAATCTATTGTACCCAGGCAACCCGTGATCTCTGTAAGATCCTGTTGGCCGATTCTGCACATCTGCAGGAGGAGGAGGCGGAATACCGCAATCGCCATCAATACAGCAAGCACCAGCCAGCCCTGCCGCTCTATACCCGGCAGGATGCGGAAAAGGCGATGAAACAATTTGAAGTGGTGGGATTCAGTTCCGTGGCAGATGCGCGTGCAGGCGAGTCGACTGCGACGGTGACCATGGGTGATATCGAGGCCAGTTTTTATGCCAATGGCCATATTCTCGGCTCCGCCTTTCTGGATGTGCATGCGGGCGGCCGGCATATTCTTTTCAGCGGCGATATGGGTCGCAGCAATGACCTGGTAATGCGGGCTCCGGAACTGCCGGTATCCTGTGATTACCTGGTGATTGAATCCACCTATGGCAATCGTCTCCATGACAATCGCGATGTCTGGGACGTGGTATCTGAAATCATTAATGACACGGTGTCTGCGGGTGGCTCCGTACTGATCCCGACCTTTGCGGTAGGGCGTGCCCAGGCCATGCTTTATCTGATTACCGAGCTGCGGCAACAGGGGAGAATTCCCTATTTACCGGTTTTTCTGGACAGCCCCATGGCGATCAGTGCCACGGAGGTCATGCTTCGGCACCATCGTTATCACCGCCTGAACAAGGCTTCCTGCCAGCAGCTGTCACGGGATGTCACCTTTGCCCGAACGGTGGAGGATTCGATTGCCATCAACCGGGTACATGTGCCGGCCATTATTCTCTCGGCCAGCGGTATGGCAACGGGTGGACGGGTGTTGCATCACCTGCAGCGAATGCTCGGTGACCATCGCAATACCGTAATGTTTGCCGGTTATCAGGCACCGGGTACCCGGGGGGCCCGCCTGGTGGGTGGCGAGAAAAAAATCAAGATATTCAATCGCTACCATGAGGTGAAAGCGCGGGTGGAATGTCTGGATTTTCTCTCTGCCCATGCCGACCGGCTGGAGTTGTTGCATTGGTTGCAGCAAATGCCCGCCGCGCCAAAACGTTGTTTTGTCACCCACGGTGATGAAGAGGCAGCCGACCAGTTTCGTATCAGTCTCGGCGAAGAGCTGGGTTGGGATGCCTGTGTCCCGGACATGGGCGACAAGGTGAAATTGTAA
- a CDS encoding OsmC family protein, producing MQPLPHQYQATTYGTARGNFATTLRNDCTLEVAAPLNFDGPGNTWTPEEMLLGAVANCLALTFRSIARAAGLDWLEIQCTSEGVLDKVDKRVLFTRISTLAQLTVAAGEDREKAEKLLRKAEENCFVSNSLSSEKQFTADVQVSQA from the coding sequence ATGCAACCACTACCCCATCAATACCAGGCAACGACCTACGGCACAGCCCGGGGCAACTTTGCTACCACGCTGAGAAATGACTGCACACTGGAGGTCGCTGCGCCATTGAATTTTGATGGTCCCGGCAACACCTGGACCCCGGAAGAAATGCTGCTGGGTGCCGTGGCCAACTGCCTGGCACTGACCTTCAGATCCATCGCCCGTGCAGCCGGTCTGGACTGGCTGGAAATTCAATGCACCAGTGAAGGTGTTCTGGACAAGGTGGATAAGAGGGTCCTGTTTACCCGGATCAGCACCCTCGCCCAATTGACGGTTGCTGCCGGGGAAGATCGGGAAAAAGCCGAAAAATTGTTGCGCAAGGCAGAGGAAAACTGCTTTGTCAGCAACTCCCTGTCAAGCGAGAAGCAATTCACTGCGGACGTGCAGGTCAGTCAGGCCTGA
- a CDS encoding molybdenum cofactor biosynthesis protein MoaE, translating into MITVAVQAADFDTGQEIRQLQADRTDVGGIAIFTGQVRDTGDKPLGFMHLEHYPGMTEASLQQTAEQAEQRWALIDIRIVHRIGDLLPGDQIVFVGVSSIHREAAFNACEFIMDHLKTHAPFWKKEYYRDGSTKWVDAKQTDQQRYARWHQHN; encoded by the coding sequence ATGATAACCGTTGCGGTACAGGCCGCAGACTTTGATACCGGCCAGGAAATTCGTCAGTTACAGGCCGACAGAACTGACGTGGGCGGTATCGCAATATTTACCGGTCAGGTGCGCGACACCGGCGATAAGCCGCTGGGCTTCATGCACCTGGAGCATTATCCCGGTATGACTGAGGCCTCCCTGCAACAGACGGCCGAACAGGCCGAACAACGCTGGGCATTGATCGATATCCGCATTGTGCACCGTATCGGCGACCTGTTGCCCGGTGATCAGATTGTTTTCGTGGGTGTCAGTAGCATCCATCGCGAAGCGGCTTTCAATGCCTGTGAATTTATTATGGATCACCTGAAAACCCACGCGCCGTTCTGGAAGAAAGAATACTACCGGGATGGCAGCACGAAGTGGGTTGATGCAAAACAGACTGACCAACAGCGCTATGCGCGCTGGCACCAGCACAACTGA
- a CDS encoding MoaD/ThiS family protein — MKILFFGNLREQLGTGEIVVPLAPGTNNIADLLAALKQRGSEWQQALGTGTLLYAVNQTMASQDTLLQDSDEVALFPPVTGG, encoded by the coding sequence ATGAAAATTCTTTTTTTTGGCAACCTGCGGGAGCAATTAGGTACTGGCGAAATTGTGGTGCCGTTGGCCCCCGGGACAAATAATATTGCTGACTTACTGGCAGCCCTCAAACAACGCGGATCAGAATGGCAGCAGGCACTCGGCACAGGGACATTGCTATACGCCGTCAACCAGACCATGGCCTCTCAAGACACATTGCTGCAGGACAGCGACGAAGTGGCGCTGTTCCCCCCGGTAACCGGCGGATGA
- the moaC gene encoding cyclic pyranopterin monophosphate synthase MoaC: MRKLTHLDDQGNAHIVDVAGKAVSHREATAEALVRMQPETLVLISSGGHKKGDVLAVARIAGIQAAKKCADLIPLCHPLMLTSIKVEFELLQDSNQLRITASCGLDGKTGVEMEALTAASVAALTVYDMCKAVDRGMVIESTRLLEKAGGKSGHWKVNP, translated from the coding sequence ATGCGGAAACTGACCCACCTGGACGATCAGGGCAATGCCCACATTGTCGACGTCGCCGGCAAGGCCGTTAGCCACCGGGAGGCCACTGCTGAAGCACTGGTACGGATGCAGCCGGAAACTCTAGTACTGATCAGCAGTGGCGGCCACAAAAAAGGCGATGTTCTGGCGGTAGCGCGTATCGCCGGCATTCAGGCCGCCAAGAAATGTGCCGATCTAATTCCCCTCTGCCACCCCCTGATGCTCACCTCCATCAAGGTGGAATTCGAGCTGCTGCAGGACAGCAACCAACTGCGCATCACCGCCAGTTGCGGCCTCGACGGCAAAACCGGGGTGGAAATGGAGGCGCTCACCGCTGCCTCGGTGGCGGCACTGACCGTCTACGATATGTGTAAGGCGGTGGATCGCGGTATGGTGATTGAGTCCACCCGTCTGCTGGAAAAGGCCGGCGGCAAATCCGGCCACTGGAAAGTAAACCCATGA